The following coding sequences are from one Achromobacter sp. B7 window:
- a CDS encoding tripartite tricarboxylate transporter substrate binding protein: MHRNVLCALACATALFAGTAQADSYPSKPVSMIVPYPAGGATDVVARAVAEKLTQSWGQSVIVENRAGAGTTIGASSVARAPGDGYTLFMTTSAHTISGHLYSKLNYDPVKDFAPITLVTKVPLVLVVNPAIPAKTLQEFLAYLKQNSGSVNFASPGNGTAQHLSGELFKIATQSSITHVPYRGDAPAFTDLAGGQVQMMLATITSALPLIESGKLRALAVANGTRVQALRNVPTFAEAGMPGFEAATWFGLLAPASLPPAQAQRIYEDVSKIVATPAMQARIESLGGEVVNSTPQAFAAFMSSEQDKWGRAVKASGAVAAQ; the protein is encoded by the coding sequence ATGCACCGCAATGTCTTGTGCGCGCTGGCATGTGCCACGGCGCTGTTCGCGGGAACGGCGCAGGCCGATTCCTACCCTTCAAAACCCGTGTCGATGATCGTGCCGTATCCGGCCGGCGGCGCCACCGATGTGGTGGCGCGCGCCGTCGCTGAAAAGCTGACGCAGTCGTGGGGCCAGTCCGTCATCGTTGAAAACCGCGCGGGCGCCGGCACCACCATCGGCGCCAGTTCGGTGGCGCGGGCGCCGGGCGATGGCTACACGCTGTTCATGACCACGTCTGCCCACACGATCAGCGGCCATCTGTACAGCAAGCTGAACTACGACCCGGTCAAAGACTTTGCCCCCATCACGCTGGTCACCAAGGTGCCGCTGGTGCTGGTGGTCAACCCCGCCATCCCGGCCAAGACATTGCAGGAATTTTTGGCCTACCTGAAGCAGAACAGCGGCTCGGTCAACTTTGCGTCTCCGGGCAACGGCACCGCGCAGCACCTTAGCGGTGAGCTGTTCAAGATCGCCACGCAGTCCAGCATCACGCACGTGCCTTATCGGGGTGACGCGCCGGCCTTCACGGACCTGGCGGGCGGCCAGGTGCAGATGATGCTGGCCACGATTACGTCGGCGCTGCCCTTGATTGAATCCGGCAAGCTGCGCGCGCTGGCCGTGGCCAACGGCACGCGCGTGCAGGCGCTGCGCAATGTGCCGACCTTTGCCGAAGCCGGCATGCCCGGCTTCGAGGCCGCAACGTGGTTCGGGCTGCTGGCCCCCGCATCGCTGCCACCGGCGCAGGCGCAACGCATCTACGAGGACGTGTCCAAGATCGTGGCCACGCCCGCGATGCAGGCGCGCATCGAGAGCCTGGGCGGCGAAGTGGTCAACAGCACCCCGCAGGCGTTCGCCGCGTTCATGTCCAGCGAGCAGGACAAGTGGGGCCGCGCGGTCAAGGCGTCCGGCGCCGTCGCCGCGCAGTAA
- a CDS encoding tripartite tricarboxylate transporter substrate binding protein, translated as MTVSKWLAASVFVLSTAAPLAASAADYPSAPVKFVVGFSPGSTIDTVARIVGEALSARMKQTFVVDNKTGANGMIAARAVAQAKADGYTILVSNSSSITVNPLLYKDLQYDPLKDFAPVTTVMSVPFILTINAENPRVAGVTDVKSLVALAKRNPNTVSYGSAGNGNLMHLAGAQLAAMSNVQMLHVPYRGAAPMEAGLLSKEVDFGFDTLSGVPLIKSGKLRALAVSSADRWHDLPDVPAVSELGYPGFDISFWVGIFAPAGTPQTVVDRLNREIAAVTQDPEVRARLAAQGNPLTQSPQAFRQKIAEELTQNEALIKRANIKID; from the coding sequence ATGACAGTTTCAAAATGGCTGGCAGCAAGCGTGTTCGTGTTGTCGACGGCAGCGCCCCTTGCGGCAAGCGCTGCCGACTACCCCAGTGCACCGGTGAAGTTCGTGGTGGGCTTCAGCCCCGGCAGCACTATCGACACGGTGGCGCGCATCGTCGGCGAGGCGCTGTCCGCGCGGATGAAGCAGACCTTCGTCGTGGACAACAAGACGGGCGCCAACGGCATGATTGCGGCACGCGCCGTCGCGCAGGCCAAGGCGGACGGCTACACCATCCTGGTCAGCAATTCCAGTTCGATCACCGTCAATCCCTTGCTCTACAAGGATCTGCAATACGACCCCTTGAAGGATTTTGCCCCGGTCACCACGGTGATGTCGGTGCCCTTCATCCTGACCATCAACGCCGAGAACCCCCGTGTGGCGGGTGTGACCGACGTCAAATCGCTGGTGGCGCTGGCCAAGCGCAATCCCAATACGGTCAGCTATGGCTCGGCCGGCAACGGCAACCTGATGCATCTGGCGGGCGCGCAGCTTGCCGCCATGTCCAACGTGCAGATGCTGCACGTGCCGTACCGGGGCGCCGCGCCGATGGAAGCCGGGCTGCTGTCCAAAGAGGTCGACTTCGGCTTTGACACCTTGTCCGGCGTACCGCTTATCAAGTCGGGCAAGTTGCGTGCGCTAGCGGTGTCGTCCGCCGACCGCTGGCACGACCTGCCGGACGTGCCCGCCGTGTCCGAGCTGGGCTATCCCGGGTTCGACATCTCGTTCTGGGTCGGCATCTTTGCGCCCGCGGGCACGCCGCAGACGGTGGTGGACCGGCTCAATCGGGAAATCGCAGCGGTAACCCAGGACCCCGAGGTGCGCGCACGGCTGGCGGCGCAGGGCAATCCGCTGACGCAATCACCACAGGCTTTCCGCCAGAAGATCGCCGAAGAACTTACGCAAAACGAAGCGCTGATCAAGCGCGCCAACATCAAGATCGATTGA
- a CDS encoding aldehyde dehydrogenase, producing the protein MSESSETLKSMLIGGEWIARQEAAFASTNPATGAQNYLVSAASDAQVDQAVDTAWKAVRQAAWRDMLPHQRAAILRRIADGIEQHSELLARLQMIENGKVWAECKTQVASAAATFRYYAGVCETLGAEVTPARGNYLSMTHYEPYGVVVAITPWNSPLTMEAQKVAPALAAGNAVILKPSEVTSSPALALGRIALEAGLPPGILNVVTGLGATVGRRLVEHPGVRMVSFTGGTASGRAIAHAAAEKLMPVALELGGKSPHIVFDDADQDAAIDGVIGGIFEGSGQSCVAGSRLYVQRGIAEAFIEKLVARAARLNVNLPDATGAQMGPIASFGHRDKIEGMVESAKRDGAQVLLGAQRPDDDALQAGAFYRPTILGGLSRDAHVVREEIFGPVLCALTFEDEDDLIDQANDSVYGLASGVWTADYRRAWRVARRLEAGSVWINTYKQLSISTPFGGFKQSGIGREKGVSGLRLYQQSKGIYFGM; encoded by the coding sequence ATGTCCGAATCATCGGAAACCCTTAAATCCATGCTGATCGGCGGTGAATGGATCGCCCGGCAAGAGGCGGCATTCGCGTCCACCAACCCGGCCACGGGCGCGCAGAACTACTTGGTCAGCGCCGCGTCGGACGCGCAGGTTGACCAGGCCGTGGATACCGCCTGGAAGGCAGTGCGCCAGGCTGCCTGGCGCGACATGCTGCCGCACCAGCGCGCCGCGATCCTGCGCCGCATCGCCGATGGCATCGAACAGCATTCGGAACTGCTGGCACGCTTGCAGATGATTGAAAACGGCAAGGTCTGGGCGGAATGCAAGACGCAGGTCGCCAGCGCGGCGGCCACCTTCCGCTATTACGCGGGCGTGTGCGAAACGCTGGGCGCGGAAGTCACGCCGGCGCGCGGCAACTACCTGTCCATGACGCATTACGAGCCGTATGGCGTGGTCGTGGCGATCACGCCGTGGAACTCGCCGCTGACGATGGAAGCGCAGAAGGTGGCGCCCGCGCTGGCCGCCGGCAACGCCGTGATCCTCAAGCCGTCGGAGGTGACCTCGTCGCCCGCCCTGGCGCTGGGCCGCATCGCGCTGGAAGCCGGCTTGCCGCCTGGCATCCTCAACGTGGTCACCGGCCTGGGCGCCACCGTGGGCCGTCGCCTGGTGGAACATCCGGGCGTGCGCATGGTGTCGTTCACCGGAGGCACCGCCAGCGGTCGGGCCATCGCCCATGCCGCCGCTGAAAAGCTAATGCCCGTGGCACTGGAACTGGGTGGCAAGTCCCCGCACATCGTGTTTGACGACGCGGACCAGGACGCGGCGATAGACGGCGTGATCGGCGGCATTTTTGAAGGCAGCGGGCAATCCTGCGTTGCCGGATCGCGGCTGTACGTGCAGCGCGGTATCGCAGAAGCGTTTATCGAAAAACTTGTGGCGCGTGCCGCACGGCTCAATGTCAACCTGCCCGACGCCACCGGCGCCCAGATGGGCCCGATCGCGTCCTTTGGCCATCGCGACAAGATTGAAGGCATGGTGGAATCCGCCAAGCGCGACGGCGCGCAAGTGTTGCTGGGCGCGCAGCGGCCCGACGACGACGCGCTGCAAGCGGGCGCGTTCTACCGGCCCACCATCCTGGGCGGGCTGTCTCGCGATGCCCACGTGGTGCGCGAAGAAATCTTCGGCCCGGTCCTGTGCGCGCTGACCTTCGAGGACGAAGACGATTTGATCGACCAGGCCAACGACAGCGTCTACGGCCTCGCATCCGGCGTATGGACGGCGGACTACCGGCGCGCGTGGCGCGTGGCCAGGCGCCTGGAAGCCGGCAGCGTGTGGATCAACACGTATAAGCAATTGTCGATATCCACGCCGTTCGGCGGCTTCAAGCAAAGCGGCATCGGTCGCGAAAAAGGCGTCAGCGGGCTGCGTCTGTACCAACAATCCAAGGGCATCTACTTCGGCATGTAG
- a CDS encoding NAD(P)-dependent oxidoreductase — protein MSEFQRAGFIGLGVMGEPICRNLATKGGLPVLGCDTAAAPLQRLAPHGVQTATAQQIMRDCDVVFLSLPSGEVVAQLARAADGLLANTRSGQLIVDLSTSPVDVTRELAGEFAAKGATFIDAPVARTRAAAEAGTLSVMIGGETATFERVKPLVSTFANEITYCGPVGSGQVVKILNNMVLFETVVALSEARAIARRSGVDPQVLLETFTRGSADSFALRNHGLKAILPGEFPEKAFPVDYARKDLRYALALAEQTGVQALGARNVEHWFSAALAQGHGNRYFPVISRVIDPESGTHA, from the coding sequence ATGTCTGAATTTCAACGAGCCGGCTTCATCGGTCTGGGCGTCATGGGCGAACCCATCTGCCGCAACCTGGCCACCAAGGGCGGCCTGCCCGTGCTGGGCTGCGACACCGCCGCGGCACCCTTGCAGCGTCTGGCCCCGCATGGCGTCCAGACCGCGACGGCCCAGCAGATCATGCGCGACTGCGACGTGGTGTTCCTGTCGCTGCCGTCCGGCGAAGTCGTGGCGCAGCTGGCGCGCGCCGCCGATGGTTTGCTGGCCAATACACGCAGCGGCCAGTTGATCGTGGACCTGAGCACGTCGCCCGTTGATGTGACGCGCGAGCTGGCCGGTGAATTTGCCGCCAAGGGCGCAACGTTCATCGACGCCCCCGTTGCCCGCACCCGCGCCGCGGCCGAGGCCGGCACGCTGTCCGTGATGATCGGCGGCGAGACCGCGACGTTTGAGCGGGTCAAGCCGCTGGTGTCCACCTTCGCCAACGAAATCACCTATTGCGGCCCGGTCGGCAGCGGCCAGGTGGTGAAGATCCTGAACAATATGGTGCTGTTCGAAACCGTGGTGGCGTTGTCGGAAGCACGCGCAATTGCGCGGCGTTCCGGCGTGGATCCGCAGGTATTGCTGGAAACTTTCACGCGCGGTTCGGCGGATAGCTTCGCGTTGCGCAACCACGGCTTAAAGGCTATTCTGCCCGGTGAATTTCCCGAAAAAGCCTTCCCCGTGGACTATGCCCGCAAAGACCTGCGCTACGCGCTGGCGTTGGCGGAACAAACCGGCGTACAAGCGCTGGGCGCCCGCAACGTTGAACACTGGTTCAGCGCCGCGTTGGCCCAGGGCCATGGCAACCGCTATTTCCCGGTCATCAGCCGGGTGATCGATCCGGAGTCGGGAACCCATGCCTAA
- a CDS encoding biotin/lipoyl-containing protein → MFKVETPVVGRVVAVSVRLGQRVDAGDSVIKVESMKMEIPVEAERAGVVARVLVGEGDEVDEGQVVVELE, encoded by the coding sequence ATGTTCAAAGTAGAAACCCCGGTTGTGGGCCGAGTGGTTGCCGTCAGTGTGCGTCTGGGCCAGCGTGTCGACGCTGGCGATAGCGTCATCAAGGTCGAGTCGATGAAGATGGAAATCCCCGTCGAAGCCGAACGCGCCGGGGTCGTGGCGCGTGTGCTGGTGGGCGAAGGCGACGAGGTGGACGAAGGCCAGGTTGTGGTCGAGCTGGAGTAA
- a CDS encoding acetyl/propionyl/methylcrotonyl-CoA carboxylase subunit alpha produces the protein MKRVIVANRGAVARRVIRGLRALGLESVAVYSEADRNLPYLREADVAVPIGPAPAAQSYLNRDTLLRVARETGADALHPGYGFLSENADFAQAVESAGMIFVGPSPRWIRMLGHKTRARDAMRALGMPMAASSAVLGADLDAVRHAAQDLGYPVLIKPASGGGGIGMIPLHGPQEVEPEWARARQIAERSFGGSDLYLEKLLVNPRHVEFQFLADRHGQVRCLYERDCSTQRRHQKVLEEAPAPGLDRDLVADMAAKLEGMLSTLGYDVIGTVEMLYTPESGFSFLEINTRLQVEHAVTEAVTGIDIVAAQLRLAAGERMDSVLARVPPLQGHALEARVYAEDPVRLLPSPGVLQVFAPPVLPGVRVETGYAEGCRVSSHYDPMLAKVIAHAATRDEALLLLKQALTQFQVDGVKTNIPFMLRVLDDQGFGAGQVSTGMVARILDATRAAQAA, from the coding sequence ATGAAAAGAGTCATCGTCGCCAACCGGGGCGCTGTCGCCCGGCGGGTCATCCGAGGGTTGCGCGCGCTTGGCCTGGAATCGGTTGCCGTGTATTCCGAGGCGGATCGCAATCTTCCTTATCTGCGTGAAGCGGACGTGGCCGTTCCCATCGGGCCGGCGCCCGCCGCGCAAAGCTATCTGAACCGCGACACGCTGCTGCGCGTGGCGCGCGAGACGGGCGCCGATGCATTGCATCCCGGTTATGGCTTCCTGTCCGAGAACGCGGACTTTGCCCAGGCGGTGGAATCGGCCGGCATGATCTTCGTCGGCCCGTCGCCGCGCTGGATACGAATGCTGGGGCACAAGACGCGGGCGCGCGATGCGATGCGGGCGCTTGGCATGCCGATGGCCGCCAGCAGCGCCGTGTTGGGCGCCGACCTTGACGCTGTGCGCCATGCCGCCCAGGACCTGGGCTACCCGGTGCTGATCAAGCCGGCCTCGGGTGGCGGCGGCATCGGCATGATTCCGCTGCACGGCCCGCAGGAGGTGGAACCCGAATGGGCGCGGGCGCGGCAGATCGCCGAGCGCAGCTTTGGCGGATCGGACCTGTATCTGGAAAAGCTGCTGGTCAACCCGCGCCATGTGGAATTCCAGTTCCTGGCGGACCGCCATGGGCAAGTGCGCTGCCTGTATGAACGCGACTGCTCTACGCAGCGGCGGCACCAGAAGGTATTGGAAGAGGCGCCCGCGCCGGGGCTGGACCGAGACTTGGTGGCCGACATGGCGGCAAAGCTGGAAGGCATGTTGTCGACGTTGGGCTACGACGTGATTGGCACCGTTGAAATGCTGTACACGCCCGAGTCCGGCTTTTCGTTCCTGGAAATCAACACCCGCCTGCAAGTTGAACACGCCGTGACGGAAGCGGTTACGGGCATCGACATCGTGGCCGCTCAACTGAGGCTGGCGGCGGGCGAACGGATGGACAGCGTGTTGGCGCGGGTGCCGCCCTTGCAAGGGCATGCGCTGGAGGCGCGCGTCTACGCGGAAGATCCTGTGCGTCTTCTGCCGTCCCCCGGTGTGCTGCAAGTCTTTGCGCCGCCCGTGCTGCCCGGCGTGCGCGTGGAGACGGGCTACGCCGAAGGTTGCCGCGTGTCCAGCCACTACGACCCGATGCTGGCCAAGGTGATCGCGCATGCCGCCACGCGCGACGAGGCGTTGCTGTTGTTAAAGCAAGCGCTGACGCAGTTTCAGGTGGACGGCGTCAAGACCAACATTCCCTTCATGTTGCGCGTGCTGGACGACCAGGGCTTTGGCGCGGGCCAGGTGTCCACCGGCATGGTGGCCCGCATTCTGGACGCGACGCGCGCGGCGCAGGCGGCGTGA
- a CDS encoding acyl-CoA carboxylase subunit beta — protein sequence MSWDKELQELALRKELAQRMGGEAKVRRHREGGKLPVRERIAHMVDVGSFREVGALAGSGEYDAEGRLTDLTPSNLLIGRAKVDGRPVVVAADDFTVRGGANDGAVGDKLVEAERMAHDLRLPLLRLVDGTGGGGSVRNIEIKGHTLLPKLRMWPLMAQNLATVPVVSLALGSVAGLGAARVAASHYAIMVRETSQLFIAGPPVVARIGQTLDKNELGGSDIHTRNGVVDDEADSEADAFAMARRFLSYLPRSVHELPPRETGTAVASADQDWLRKAIPADPRAVYKMRPIVSALMDEGSFMEIGRRWGRAVITGLARIDGWPVAVFASDPYHYGGGWDGPAAEKFTRLLDLAETFHLPVVNLVDVPGFQIGLNAEKAGAMRYGVRALTAVAQSTVPWCSIIVRKAFGVAGGGHQSAGRFNFRYAWPSAQWGSLPVEGGLEVAYKAEIEAAADPQAKMREIEARVRGLTSPFRSAEAFVVEDIIDPATTRQVLEEFVEVVAPLREPGPRAFGYRP from the coding sequence GTGTCCTGGGACAAAGAACTGCAAGAACTGGCGCTGCGCAAAGAACTGGCGCAGCGCATGGGGGGCGAGGCCAAGGTGCGCCGGCATCGAGAGGGCGGCAAGCTGCCGGTGCGCGAACGCATTGCGCACATGGTCGATGTGGGATCGTTTCGCGAGGTGGGCGCGCTGGCGGGCAGCGGGGAATACGATGCCGAAGGTCGCTTGACGGATCTGACGCCGTCGAACTTGCTGATCGGCCGCGCCAAGGTCGACGGCCGGCCGGTGGTGGTGGCGGCCGACGACTTCACGGTGCGTGGCGGCGCCAACGACGGCGCGGTGGGCGATAAGCTGGTCGAGGCCGAACGCATGGCGCATGACCTGAGGCTGCCGCTATTGCGGCTGGTGGATGGCACGGGCGGCGGCGGGTCGGTGCGCAATATCGAAATCAAGGGCCACACCTTGCTGCCCAAGCTGCGCATGTGGCCGTTGATGGCACAGAACCTGGCCACCGTGCCCGTGGTGTCGCTGGCCCTGGGGTCGGTGGCGGGCCTGGGCGCCGCGCGCGTGGCTGCCAGCCATTACGCCATCATGGTGCGCGAGACCTCGCAGCTGTTCATCGCCGGCCCGCCGGTCGTGGCGCGCATCGGCCAGACGCTGGACAAGAATGAACTGGGCGGCAGCGACATCCATACCCGCAACGGCGTGGTGGACGACGAAGCTGATTCGGAAGCCGACGCCTTTGCCATGGCGCGGCGCTTCCTTTCTTATCTGCCGCGTTCGGTGCATGAATTGCCGCCCCGCGAGACCGGCACCGCCGTCGCGTCGGCTGACCAGGATTGGCTGCGCAAGGCCATCCCCGCCGACCCGCGTGCCGTCTACAAGATGCGACCCATCGTGTCGGCCTTGATGGACGAAGGCTCGTTCATGGAGATCGGCAGGCGCTGGGGCAGGGCGGTCATCACGGGGCTGGCGCGCATCGACGGCTGGCCGGTGGCGGTGTTTGCCAGTGACCCCTATCACTACGGCGGCGGCTGGGACGGCCCGGCCGCCGAGAAGTTCACGCGCTTGCTCGACCTGGCCGAAACGTTTCACTTGCCGGTCGTGAACCTGGTGGATGTGCCCGGCTTTCAGATCGGCCTGAACGCCGAGAAGGCCGGCGCCATGCGCTACGGCGTGCGCGCGCTGACGGCGGTGGCGCAGTCCACCGTGCCCTGGTGCTCGATCATTGTGCGCAAGGCCTTTGGCGTGGCGGGCGGCGGCCACCAAAGCGCGGGCCGCTTCAATTTCCGCTATGCGTGGCCGTCTGCCCAATGGGGATCGTTGCCGGTCGAAGGCGGCCTGGAAGTGGCCTACAAGGCCGAGATCGAAGCCGCCGCCGACCCCCAGGCCAAGATGCGTGAAATTGAAGCGCGCGTGCGCGGCCTGACCTCTCCGTTTCGCAGCGCCGAAGCTTTCGTCGTGGAAGACATCATCGACCCGGCCACCACGCGGCAGGTGCTGGAAGAGTTCGTGGAAGTGGTTGCGCCGCTGCGCGAACCCGGCCCGCGCGCCTTTGGGTATCGGCCATGA